One stretch of Zingiber officinale cultivar Zhangliang chromosome 6B, Zo_v1.1, whole genome shotgun sequence DNA includes these proteins:
- the LOC121991273 gene encoding uncharacterized protein LOC121991273, whose protein sequence is MEHLREICKCLKTLVDFLLCHCDSLSKHDPKPWDPPFDLSQPKLDLSLAVIVVVFLFVVTALSSHYHHGELFARVQPTGGGGHREQQFVGAVIGLPDLSVCAVEEEEQQQDQVRWWKHRQQQLLAYTAATSLARRRRVQIQTEKSMLQICLGGKHLFVLQLTLASSMNMFDGNKIGFLVDVLNAIRLDFGWNKLSVYDGSTLVTMQGNIEFRNVYFNYLSRPEILILSGFYQNVPARKTVALVGRNDSRKSSIIPLMERFYDLTLVTQEPTLLSLSIKDNIAYGRSAIFDQIEEVAKTIHAHDFITSLEMGYETQFALDSVKSLQVLSIFCIYVTEIPIDLFQEVNWLFVQVSSCSCIVSNGLQEVPAIH, encoded by the exons ATGGAGCATTTGCGCGAGATCTGCAAGTGCCTCAAAACCCTAGTCGACTTCCTCCTCTGCCATTGCGACAGCCTTTCGAAGCACGACCCCAAGCCATGGGATCCTCCCTTCGACCTGTCGCAGCCAAAGCTAGATCTGTCTCTCGCTGTCATCGTCGTCGTCTTCCTCTTCGTTGTTACTGCTCTCTCGTCTCACTACCACCACGGTGAGTTATTC GCACGGGTTCAACCCACCGGCGGCGGCGGCCACCGGGAGCAGCAATTTGTGGGGGCTGTCATCGGCCTTCCGGATCTCAGCGTGTGCGcagtggaggaggaggagcagcagcaAGATCAGGTGCGGTGGTGGAAACACCGACAGCAGCAGCTGTTGGCGTACACAGCAGCCACGTCACTGGCGAGGAGGAGGCGAGTCCAGATACAGACAGAGAAGAG CATGTTACAGATTTGTCTAGGAGGGAAACACTTGTTCGTATTACAG TTGACATTAGCAAGCAGCATGAACatgtttgatggtaataaaataggcTTTTTAGTGGATGTACTTAATGctattagacttgattttggttgGAACAAGTTGTCTGTTTAC gATGGAAGTACCTTAGTTACAATGCAAGGAAATATTGAGTTCAGGAATGTTTACTTCAACTATCTTTCACGTCCAGAAATTCTCATACTGAGTGGCTTTTACCAAAATGTACCTGCTAGAAAAACTGTGGCCCTTGTTGGTAGGAATGATTCTAGAAAAagtagtataattcctcttatggAGCGTTTCTATGATCTTACCTTAG TTACCCAGGAACCAACTTTGTTAAGTTTGAGCATCAAGGATAATATAGCTTATGGAAGATCTGCTATATTTGATCAGATTGAAGAAGTTGCTAAAACAATTCATGCACATGATTTCATAACTTCTCTTGAAATGGGATACGAAACTCAG TTTGCACTTGATAGTGTTAAAAGTCTACAGGTTTTAAGCATATTTTGCATCTATGTGACAGAGATTCCTATTGATCTGTTCCAAGAAGTGAATTGGCTGTTTGTTCAA GTTTCAAGTTGTTCTTGTATAGTATCAAATGGACTGCAAGAAGTTCCTGCAATTCattaa